In Bactrocera oleae isolate idBacOlea1 chromosome 3, idBacOlea1, whole genome shotgun sequence, a genomic segment contains:
- the RpL24 gene encoding large ribosomal subunit protein eL24 gives MKIGLCSFSGYKIYPGHGKTMVKIDGKTFTFLDKKCERSYLMKRNPRKVTWTVLYRRKHRKGIEEETTKKRTRRTQKFQRAIVGASLAEILAKRNMKPEVRKAQRDQAIKVAKEQKRAAKAAKKTTQPAQTKAKAAPKQKAAKVTQKSAPRVGGKR, from the exons AATCGGATTGTGTTCATTCAGTGGGTACAAAATCTACCCCGGTCATGGCAAGACCATGGTCAAGATTGATGGCAAG ACCTTCACATTTCTCGACAAGAAGTGTGAACGCTCCTACCTGATGAAGCGCAATCCACGTAAGGTCACCTGGACTGTTTTGTACCGTCGCAAGCACCGTAAGGGTATCGAGGAAGAGACCACGAAGAAACGTACTCGCCGTACTCAAAAGTTCCAGCGTGCCATTGTCGGTGCATCGCTTGCCGAAATTTTGGCTAAGCGTAACATGAAACCTGAAGTGCGTAAAGCTCAACGCGATCAGGCTATCAAAGTCGCTAAGGAACAAAAACGTGCCGCTAAAGCTGCAAAGAAGACTACACAGCCCGCCCAGACCAAGGCTAAGGCAGCACCAAAACAGAAGGCTGCTAAAGTGACGCAAAAATCTGCGCCACGCGTTGGTGGAAAGCGGTAA